A window from Marinagarivorans cellulosilyticus encodes these proteins:
- a CDS encoding RNA methyltransferase — MNNLEAVVVGLSNPKSPSNVGSVMRAAGCYGVSAVRYTGKRFARAAKYHTDTKSVSTKIPLVQVESLVEGLPSGTKIVCVELVEGAVALPEFKHPESAVYIFGPEDGSIDQTLVDVADAVVYIPTIGCMNLAATVNVVLYDRLAKKNESIDHAHRIKTSRDVNNRLVVKQD; from the coding sequence ATGAATAATCTTGAAGCAGTTGTTGTAGGGTTATCTAACCCCAAAAGCCCATCTAATGTAGGCTCTGTAATGAGGGCTGCGGGTTGTTATGGTGTGAGTGCTGTGCGCTATACGGGCAAGCGCTTTGCTCGCGCTGCAAAGTACCATACAGACACAAAGTCAGTAAGCACAAAGATACCACTAGTACAGGTTGAATCATTGGTTGAGGGTTTGCCTAGCGGTACAAAAATTGTCTGTGTTGAGCTAGTGGAAGGGGCTGTTGCGCTGCCTGAGTTTAAGCATCCAGAAAGTGCTGTTTATATCTTTGGGCCAGAAGATGGTTCTATCGACCAGACGCTTGTGGATGTTGCTGATGCGGTTGTTTATATTCCCACTATTGGGTGCATGAACTTGGCGGCTACGGTGAATGTGGTTTTGTATGATCGCCTTGCCAAAAAGAACGAGTCGATTGATCACGCCCATCGTATTAAAACGAGCCGAGATGTGAATAACCGTTTAGTCGTTAAGCAGGATTGA
- a CDS encoding beta-ketoacyl-[acyl-carrier-protein] synthase family protein — MQPLLITDYTYTSCLAAGREQNWQAIKTGDSKLKPCDFYGINDLSTWVGEVSDLDTPLPQPLSHFDCRNNRLAWLALQQDNFLAQAKMAVQRYGASRVAVFVGTSTSGIHETEKAYFESHHKNAPLPEWYNYQTTHNIYSSASFTAFATGATGPASAISTACSSSAKVFATAQRAIASGLCDAAIVGGVDSLCLTTLYGFHALQLISANPCKPFDTHRDGINIGEGAGFAILEKIDAPHLAGSQHPQLLGYGESSDAYHMSSPHPDGRGAFQAMTMALHKAGLDSANIDYINLHGTGTPANDRAESAAVAKLFKNSCPASSTKGWTGHTLGAAGIIEIAICLQALQHNIAPKNKNLEEQDPNSQIHILKNNYSGLLQYALSNSFGFGGSNCSLVVGVK; from the coding sequence ATGCAACCATTACTGATCACAGACTATACCTACACAAGCTGCCTAGCCGCCGGCCGCGAGCAGAACTGGCAAGCCATTAAAACAGGTGATTCCAAATTAAAACCTTGTGACTTTTATGGCATTAACGATTTAAGCACTTGGGTCGGCGAAGTCAGTGACCTAGACACTCCATTACCACAACCATTATCGCATTTTGACTGCCGCAATAATCGGCTTGCATGGTTAGCGCTGCAGCAAGATAACTTTTTAGCTCAAGCTAAAATGGCAGTACAACGTTATGGAGCCAGCCGTGTTGCGGTATTTGTAGGAACAAGCACCTCGGGAATCCACGAAACAGAAAAAGCTTACTTTGAATCACACCATAAAAACGCTCCGCTACCTGAGTGGTACAACTACCAAACCACCCACAACATATACTCTTCAGCTAGCTTTACCGCTTTTGCTACCGGTGCAACAGGCCCGGCCAGTGCAATATCCACAGCGTGCTCATCAAGCGCTAAGGTTTTTGCTACCGCACAACGTGCAATCGCAAGCGGCCTGTGCGATGCCGCCATTGTAGGAGGCGTTGACTCATTATGTTTAACAACATTGTACGGGTTTCATGCTTTACAACTGATTTCCGCCAACCCTTGCAAACCTTTCGATACCCATCGTGATGGCATTAATATTGGAGAAGGCGCGGGCTTTGCTATTTTAGAAAAAATCGATGCTCCACACCTAGCAGGTTCACAACATCCACAACTATTAGGTTACGGAGAAAGCAGTGATGCATACCATATGTCTTCCCCGCACCCCGACGGCCGCGGCGCTTTTCAAGCGATGACGATGGCGCTACATAAAGCAGGGCTCGATAGCGCAAACATTGATTATATTAACTTGCACGGAACAGGCACGCCTGCGAACGATCGCGCAGAATCGGCGGCCGTTGCCAAGCTATTTAAAAACAGCTGCCCCGCAAGCTCCACCAAAGGTTGGACGGGGCATACTCTTGGTGCCGCAGGCATAATCGAAATAGCCATATGCCTGCAAGCCTTACAACACAATATTGCCCCCAAAAATAAAAATTTAGAAGAACAAGATCCTAACAGCCAAATTCATATCCTTAAAAATAATTATTCAGGACTATTGCAATACGCGCTGAGTAATTCATTTGGCTTTGGTGGTAGTAATTGCAGTTTAGTGGTAGGAGTAAAGTAA
- a CDS encoding beta-ketoacyl synthase chain length factor yields the protein MLSVSIESIGIAAPGLNGWKESTKVLNGTKDYCPTPLEKYKPSLLPPNERRRATELVRMAFRVCEDAFAQRPDENAAQYATVFASSGGDYPIIDQICRSLCEPERLVSPTRFHNSVHNSAAGYWSIAVGGQRASTSLSAHDASFAAGLLEAMTYCQLEQQPCLLAVYDICPPEPLQAKRTIPVEFGTALLLKPTATEQSLATIRLQGFCNNDITPLASPPLEALRQQNPAACSLTLLTCIAQQKSSTVIFENGFQNIALEVTL from the coding sequence ATGCTATCTGTCAGCATCGAAAGTATTGGCATTGCAGCCCCAGGATTAAACGGCTGGAAAGAAAGTACCAAAGTATTAAACGGCACTAAAGATTATTGCCCAACCCCTTTGGAGAAATATAAACCCTCACTACTACCGCCCAACGAAAGACGTCGCGCGACCGAATTAGTACGAATGGCGTTTCGCGTTTGCGAGGACGCATTCGCACAACGCCCAGACGAAAATGCCGCGCAATACGCAACGGTATTTGCATCGTCCGGAGGGGACTACCCAATTATCGATCAAATTTGTCGATCGCTATGCGAACCCGAACGCTTAGTATCGCCCACGCGTTTTCACAACTCTGTTCACAACTCTGCGGCTGGCTATTGGAGCATCGCCGTTGGTGGGCAGCGTGCATCAACCAGCCTTTCAGCACATGATGCCAGTTTTGCCGCCGGCCTCTTAGAGGCAATGACTTACTGCCAACTTGAACAACAACCCTGCTTGCTTGCCGTGTACGATATTTGCCCACCAGAACCATTACAAGCAAAACGCACTATTCCCGTAGAATTTGGTACGGCCTTATTATTAAAACCCACTGCCACCGAGCAAAGCTTAGCCACCATCCGCCTGCAAGGATTCTGCAATAACGACATAACACCACTAGCCTCTCCGCCCCTTGAAGCGCTACGTCAACAAAACCCTGCCGCGTGCAGCTTGACACTACTTACCTGTATTGCACAACAAAAAAGCTCAACCGTTATTTTTGAAAATGGCTTTCAAAATATTGCTCTAGAGGTAACCCTTTAA
- a CDS encoding lysophospholipid acyltransferase family protein: MATQPVKRYSMLRRFMRSKAWRIPATGLGFGLFGAGGVALSLTVFPLMYILPISARKKERISRLTISKVWRGYVAILRALGLISYEFHNVEALTEPNQLIIANHPSLLDVVFVIGLTGDASCIVKAALWRNPFTGLAVRAANYVNNEENNLFSRCLDMLAAGQSLIVFPEGTRSRPGEPLSFHRGPSNLALSSGLPITPVVILCEPATLLKHKRWYEVSDEPAHYTITVMPKMPVSHYLENEQFQSTAARQLTRELTAYFSEFTGSPIKPSKR, translated from the coding sequence ATGGCAACTCAACCAGTAAAACGTTATTCCATGCTGCGGCGCTTTATGCGCTCAAAAGCTTGGCGCATTCCTGCAACAGGGTTGGGTTTTGGCCTGTTTGGGGCTGGTGGCGTGGCGTTGTCGTTAACTGTGTTTCCGTTAATGTACATACTGCCGATATCGGCCCGCAAGAAAGAGCGCATTTCACGCTTGACCATTTCAAAAGTTTGGCGTGGTTATGTGGCTATATTGCGTGCGCTGGGCTTAATTAGTTACGAGTTTCATAATGTTGAGGCGTTAACCGAGCCCAACCAACTGATTATTGCTAACCACCCATCGTTACTTGATGTGGTGTTTGTGATTGGTTTAACCGGCGATGCCAGCTGTATTGTAAAGGCAGCCTTGTGGCGCAACCCTTTTACTGGCCTGGCCGTTCGCGCGGCGAATTATGTTAATAATGAAGAGAACAACCTATTTTCGCGCTGCCTAGATATGCTAGCCGCGGGGCAATCGCTGATCGTTTTCCCCGAAGGAACGCGTAGCCGGCCAGGTGAGCCGCTTAGCTTTCATCGCGGCCCTTCTAATTTGGCGCTGAGTAGCGGCTTGCCTATAACGCCAGTGGTCATTTTGTGCGAGCCGGCGACACTGCTTAAACATAAGCGGTGGTACGAGGTTTCTGATGAACCCGCGCACTACACGATTACTGTTATGCCTAAAATGCCTGTATCACATTATTTAGAAAATGAGCAGTTTCAAAGCACTGCAGCGCGCCAGCTCACACGCGAATTAACCGCTTACTTCAGTGAATTTACCGGTAGCCCCATTAAGCCATCAAAGCGCTAA
- a CDS encoding acyl carrier protein, giving the protein MYSKEQIYAFLQDSLETLFEIDREEITPEASLYEDLDIDSIDAVDLTVKLKEFTGRRIQPSDFKQVRTVQDVVDAVFDLLNRPEDSGDSSEPTQ; this is encoded by the coding sequence ATGTATTCAAAAGAACAAATATATGCGTTTCTTCAAGATAGTCTTGAAACACTGTTTGAGATTGATCGCGAAGAAATAACACCAGAAGCCAGTCTGTATGAAGACTTGGATATCGACAGTATTGATGCCGTCGACTTGACGGTAAAGCTCAAGGAATTCACTGGCCGTCGCATACAGCCATCGGACTTCAAACAGGTACGCACCGTACAAGACGTGGTTGATGCTGTTTTTGATTTACTTAATCGGCCCGAAGACAGCGGTGATTCCTCAGAACCCACTCAGTAA
- a CDS encoding phosphopantetheine-binding protein — protein MSEQTEQERELAEVLIEALELEDISAEEIIAQAPLFDINAPDSLGLDSIDALEISLAIAKKYQVQLKADDENNKSIFYSLRSLNQYIQDQNG, from the coding sequence ATGAGTGAGCAAACAGAACAAGAACGCGAATTGGCCGAAGTTTTAATTGAAGCGCTAGAATTAGAAGACATTAGTGCCGAAGAGATTATTGCCCAAGCACCGCTGTTTGATATTAACGCACCCGATAGCTTAGGCCTAGACTCTATCGACGCCCTAGAGATTTCGTTAGCTATTGCAAAAAAATACCAAGTGCAATTAAAAGCAGACGACGAGAATAATAAATCCATATTCTATAGCTTGCGTTCGCTCAACCAGTATATTCAAGATCAAAACGGGTAA
- a CDS encoding AMP-binding protein, which translates to MTTYSTSRLASDNNTPQATTPLIADYMPNAPIALQPTKGGVLTITQNEFLQRVNALSQKLPSADFALNLCEDRFQFLVVFCALLLKGTTNLLPPNRQPLTLKDIAKEYGDTCYCIFDSPNKCDIAHIDVSQLALDITLEEIATAPNISNTQMAAIAFTSGSTGKPKAINKRWQTLATTAQLLSQRLLKAPTALVATVPPQHMYGLETSLLMVLQGNGIMHNSHPFFPADITNALCNTGMPSILISTPIHLRALIKSGAINSDTKPLPLQGVISATAPLPASLAEAYENMLACPLWEIYGCTEAGSMATRQTHANMQWALLEGFKLHHSTTDNTHPQVTASAPHLFEPAPLGDTIEQLDENHFLLGSRHQDIINVGGKRASVADLNRQLLDIPGIEDGAIFLPPNGKIESRPAAFVVSALSEHEVRAALSKRIDATLVPRPIISVPNLPRNSTGKLTQQALQQLWKTQQRDKATQ; encoded by the coding sequence ATGACAACATATTCGACATCACGCTTAGCCAGCGACAACAACACCCCGCAGGCGACGACCCCGCTCATTGCCGACTATATGCCGAACGCACCCATCGCCTTGCAACCCACTAAAGGCGGTGTCTTAACCATTACACAAAATGAGTTTTTACAACGCGTTAATGCACTAAGCCAAAAGTTACCCAGCGCTGATTTCGCTCTTAATCTTTGTGAGGATCGCTTTCAATTCTTAGTCGTTTTCTGCGCCCTACTTCTTAAAGGCACAACGAATTTACTGCCGCCAAACAGACAACCATTAACACTAAAAGATATTGCCAAGGAATATGGCGACACCTGCTACTGTATTTTCGATAGCCCCAACAAGTGCGACATTGCCCATATTGATGTCAGCCAGCTAGCGCTCGACATAACGCTCGAAGAAATTGCTACTGCGCCCAACATTAGCAACACACAAATGGCGGCCATCGCCTTCACCTCAGGCAGTACCGGCAAACCTAAAGCCATCAACAAACGCTGGCAAACACTCGCCACCACCGCTCAGCTATTAAGCCAACGTTTACTCAAAGCCCCCACAGCGTTGGTTGCTACCGTGCCGCCACAACACATGTATGGCCTCGAAACCTCGCTACTTATGGTTTTGCAAGGCAATGGCATTATGCATAATTCGCATCCTTTTTTTCCTGCCGATATAACAAATGCACTCTGCAATACAGGTATGCCAAGCATTTTAATTAGCACCCCTATTCACTTGAGAGCACTGATTAAATCTGGCGCAATTAATTCAGACACCAAGCCATTGCCACTGCAAGGGGTTATCTCAGCTACAGCTCCACTTCCAGCCTCCTTGGCCGAAGCCTACGAAAATATGCTGGCCTGCCCCTTATGGGAAATTTATGGCTGTACCGAGGCCGGTAGTATGGCTACGCGACAAACACACGCCAACATGCAATGGGCGTTGCTCGAAGGCTTCAAGCTGCACCACAGCACAACCGACAACACGCACCCGCAAGTAACAGCTAGTGCACCTCACTTATTTGAACCTGCACCGCTAGGCGATACCATAGAACAGCTTGACGAAAATCATTTTCTATTAGGTTCAAGGCACCAAGATATTATCAATGTAGGAGGTAAGCGCGCCTCCGTTGCAGACCTTAATCGCCAGTTATTGGATATACCCGGCATCGAAGATGGCGCTATATTTTTACCACCAAATGGCAAAATAGAAAGCCGGCCGGCAGCTTTTGTCGTATCAGCACTCAGCGAGCACGAAGTAAGAGCGGCATTATCAAAACGTATTGATGCCACACTGGTTCCAAGGCCAATTATTTCTGTGCCGAATCTGCCGCGCAATAGCACGGGCAAACTAACGCAGCAAGCATTGCAACAACTTTGGAAAACGCAGCAACGCGATAAAGCCACACAATGA
- a CDS encoding acyl-CoA thioesterase, protein MRYSTETEILIPFHDVDSMDIVWHGHYVKYFEVARCDFLDSFNYGYKKMAASGYSWPVVDMRIKYVKPLQFGQTVLVRCSLKEWEYRLKLDYVIENANGERLTKGYTIQVAVDKNTAQMCFETPKAFRELLAHKVGPLE, encoded by the coding sequence ATGCGCTATAGCACCGAGACAGAAATATTAATTCCATTTCATGATGTCGATTCCATGGATATTGTATGGCATGGGCATTATGTAAAATATTTTGAAGTGGCGCGCTGTGATTTTTTAGACAGCTTTAACTATGGCTATAAAAAAATGGCGGCGTCTGGCTATTCGTGGCCGGTGGTTGATATGCGTATCAAGTATGTGAAGCCGCTACAGTTTGGTCAGACGGTGCTTGTGCGTTGTAGTTTAAAAGAGTGGGAGTACCGCTTAAAACTTGACTATGTTATTGAAAATGCGAATGGCGAGCGCTTAACAAAAGGCTATACCATTCAGGTGGCTGTGGATAAAAATACCGCACAGATGTGCTTCGAAACACCTAAAGCGTTTCGTGAGCTATTAGCGCATAAAGTGGGTCCCTTGGAATAG
- a CDS encoding Trm112 family protein produces the protein MINQELLDILVCPKSKAPLTLDQSAQELVCETSGLAYPIRDGIPVMLVTEAREIGAAARAQEKL, from the coding sequence ATGATTAATCAAGAACTACTCGACATACTTGTATGCCCCAAAAGCAAAGCTCCGCTCACACTCGACCAATCCGCTCAAGAATTAGTTTGTGAAACCAGTGGGCTAGCCTATCCAATTCGCGACGGCATTCCTGTAATGCTCGTCACTGAAGCACGAGAAATTGGCGCAGCAGCGCGGGCACAAGAGAAACTCTAA
- a CDS encoding DUF58 domain-containing protein, protein MKPTVKLLQLVSALCVAAAVIFLWRLFTSVDIYREPLSGVESSNTIFSLWWLALAAAGILVVIDWLVSRGDSAIRVQRKLPHSLSLGVYAQVQIDIENSSRRDLVIELTELHCDAVDSKGLPLKFSISANSTKVLKYTIYPKDRGAAQFNKTWFRITSRWGFWRHNHFIENAEVVKVYPNFAPIAQSASVTLEHQIARMGIHLQQRRGAGSDFHQLREFREGDAMRQIDWNATSRHHKPIARDYQDEKDQDVFFLLDCGRRLRGKDADLSFFDHALNAVLLTSYIALRQGDGVGLMSFSADQQRWLTPLKHPARINAVMNQLYDLQSTTKASDYLEVAQAFLSKRKKRALVVIITSVREEDASDLQEAIKLLSRQHMVMIASLRDNYFDEKIEEPVANLSSALSCCAITDYLKSRSLVLAKIKTMGALITDALPSQLHIKLVQEYLKLKRSGRF, encoded by the coding sequence ATGAAGCCGACGGTTAAATTACTTCAGCTAGTTAGTGCTCTATGCGTTGCCGCGGCGGTTATATTTTTATGGCGGCTTTTTACGAGTGTCGATATTTATAGAGAGCCCCTAAGTGGTGTAGAGAGTAGCAATACAATATTTTCTTTATGGTGGCTTGCATTGGCCGCTGCGGGCATATTGGTTGTTATCGATTGGCTGGTTTCTCGAGGGGATAGCGCTATTCGTGTGCAACGCAAGTTGCCCCATAGTTTATCGCTTGGTGTATATGCGCAAGTGCAAATTGATATAGAAAATTCTAGCCGTCGCGATTTAGTGATTGAATTGACCGAATTACATTGTGACGCGGTTGATAGCAAGGGTTTGCCCCTAAAATTTTCTATATCCGCCAACAGCACTAAAGTGCTTAAGTACACTATTTATCCTAAGGACCGCGGTGCAGCTCAGTTTAATAAAACGTGGTTTCGTATTACCAGTCGATGGGGGTTTTGGCGGCATAATCACTTTATTGAAAATGCTGAAGTTGTGAAGGTTTACCCTAATTTTGCCCCCATAGCTCAATCGGCTAGTGTAACGCTGGAGCATCAAATCGCTCGGATGGGTATTCATCTGCAGCAACGCCGTGGCGCAGGTAGTGATTTTCATCAGTTGCGCGAGTTTCGTGAAGGCGATGCTATGCGACAGATTGATTGGAATGCAACATCGCGCCACCACAAGCCTATTGCGCGGGATTATCAGGATGAAAAAGATCAAGACGTTTTCTTTTTATTAGATTGCGGCAGAAGACTTAGGGGAAAAGACGCTGATTTAAGTTTTTTTGACCACGCTTTAAATGCCGTATTACTTACCAGCTATATTGCGTTGCGGCAGGGTGATGGCGTTGGCTTGATGAGTTTCAGTGCTGATCAGCAGCGATGGCTTACTCCCCTTAAGCACCCAGCAAGAATTAATGCTGTAATGAACCAGTTGTATGACCTTCAAAGTACAACTAAAGCAAGCGATTATTTGGAGGTTGCGCAAGCATTTTTGAGTAAGCGTAAAAAGCGTGCTCTGGTTGTTATTATTACCAGTGTGCGAGAAGAAGACGCAAGTGACTTACAGGAAGCTATTAAACTATTATCTCGTCAGCACATGGTAATGATTGCCAGTTTGCGTGATAACTATTTTGATGAAAAAATAGAGGAACCAGTAGCTAATTTGAGTTCGGCGCTATCTTGTTGTGCAATAACCGATTATCTAAAATCACGCAGTTTGGTATTAGCTAAAATTAAAACAATGGGCGCTCTTATAACTGATGCTTTACCTTCTCAATTGCATATAAAACTTGTGCAAGAGTATTTGAAGTTAAAGCGTAGTGGGCGATTTTAG
- a CDS encoding class I SAM-dependent methyltransferase, whose translation MANGDSNRIAPHPVLEEYYESPEARRERVDDMFDSSAEHYDWITSVMSFGSGRWYRRQALVRAGVSQGDKVLDVGAGTGVVSLLAQEIVGDKGLVVSLDPSKGMLGEAVKSGVKNATLGLGEALPFPDNTFDYLTMGYALRHVADLKSAFEEYQRILKPGGKILLLEITRPEGKFSTAFLKFYLKGIIPNLAKIFRRSADSKVLMRYYWDTIEQCVPPATIVQALKDTGLQDTHRAVVMGIFSEYTGVKPNKA comes from the coding sequence ATGGCCAATGGTGACAGCAACCGTATAGCCCCTCATCCCGTTCTTGAAGAGTATTACGAATCGCCCGAAGCTAGACGCGAGCGCGTAGACGATATGTTTGACTCTTCTGCCGAGCACTACGACTGGATCACCAGCGTTATGAGCTTTGGTTCTGGCCGCTGGTACCGCCGGCAAGCTTTAGTGCGCGCAGGTGTATCGCAAGGCGACAAAGTTCTTGATGTTGGTGCAGGCACTGGTGTGGTTTCATTATTGGCGCAAGAAATTGTCGGCGATAAAGGCTTGGTTGTCTCCCTAGATCCAAGCAAAGGCATGTTAGGCGAAGCCGTAAAATCAGGCGTTAAAAATGCCACCTTGGGCCTAGGCGAAGCTTTACCCTTCCCCGATAATACCTTTGACTACCTCACCATGGGTTATGCCCTACGCCATGTAGCGGATTTAAAAAGTGCTTTCGAGGAATACCAGCGCATTTTAAAACCTGGCGGCAAGATTTTATTGCTGGAAATCACTCGCCCTGAAGGCAAATTTTCAACGGCATTTTTAAAGTTTTACCTAAAAGGCATTATTCCTAATTTGGCAAAAATTTTCCGACGCAGTGCCGACAGCAAAGTATTGATGCGTTACTACTGGGATACGATCGAACAATGCGTGCCGCCAGCAACAATTGTACAAGCATTAAAAGATACCGGCCTACAAGATACTCATCGCGCGGTTGTGATGGGCATTTTCAGCGAATACACCGGCGTTAAGCCCAACAAAGCTTAA
- a CDS encoding glycosyltransferase family 2 protein → MKALAINPCVIIPVYNHPSKIWAVVDAIRQKGLPCVLVDDGSEPNCAAVLVNISHSDDAVYLLRMDENRGKGAAVCKGLKYAHDLGFSHALQVDADGQHDLTDIPKFLTEAAAAPQAVVSGCRRYQDMPPSRRSGRKLTDFWVCVNTVSKSIKDSMCGYRLYPLAETLVLLNRKRIGARMDFDTDILVRLYWQGLDVINIETNIRYQDDIPSHFDIVQDNVRITWMHTRLFFGMLPRFFSLWLRKAPNKRT, encoded by the coding sequence ATGAAAGCCCTAGCGATTAACCCTTGCGTAATTATTCCCGTCTATAATCACCCCTCAAAAATATGGGCGGTTGTGGATGCTATTCGGCAAAAGGGGTTGCCGTGTGTGTTGGTGGATGATGGTAGCGAGCCCAATTGTGCTGCAGTATTGGTGAATATTAGTCATAGTGATGATGCGGTTTATTTGCTGCGTATGGACGAGAACCGTGGTAAGGGGGCCGCTGTGTGTAAAGGGCTTAAATACGCCCACGATTTAGGCTTTAGCCACGCATTGCAGGTAGATGCCGATGGCCAGCACGATTTAACTGATATTCCCAAGTTTTTAACCGAGGCCGCAGCAGCCCCACAGGCCGTAGTGTCTGGGTGCCGGCGTTATCAGGATATGCCGCCTTCGCGGCGCAGTGGCCGAAAACTGACCGATTTTTGGGTTTGTGTAAATACGGTGTCTAAGTCAATAAAGGATTCGATGTGCGGTTATCGCTTGTACCCTCTTGCCGAAACCCTAGTGCTGCTTAACCGAAAGCGCATTGGCGCACGCATGGACTTTGATACCGATATATTGGTTCGGTTGTATTGGCAGGGGCTAGATGTGATCAATATTGAAACAAATATACGTTACCAAGACGATATACCCTCTCATTTTGATATTGTTCAGGATAATGTGCGTATAACGTGGATGCATACGCGCTTATTTTTTGGCATGTTGCCTCGCTTTTTTTCTTTATGGTTACGAAAAGCTCCGAATAAACGCACGTAA
- a CDS encoding AAA family ATPase — protein sequence MMALDDANNEVPNSTENSAIDDALQVIKNVREFINSQVIGQGAVVDQVLMALLCNGHVLLEGVPGLGKTLLVRTLANCFGGEFKRIQFTPDLMPADITGHVLFDMNESKFRVRRGPVFTNLLLADEINRAPAKTQAALLEVMQERQVTLEGNPKALPKPFMVLATQNPIEQEGTYPLPEAQLDRFLFKVLLDYPTEAAELALTKLITAGTVDDTEVSRSQAAFLSPSDVERLQKTVSNIVLDEQVSEYAVRLVRATRDAAFFFRGAGTRACLALVRAARAHALLRGASFVLPDDVKTMSLPVLRHRVSLSAEMEIDGLTVDSVLVKVIDSVDAPRL from the coding sequence ATGATGGCATTGGACGACGCAAACAATGAAGTGCCGAATAGTACAGAAAATTCAGCAATTGATGACGCATTGCAGGTTATAAAAAATGTTCGTGAATTTATCAATAGCCAAGTGATAGGGCAGGGTGCCGTTGTCGATCAAGTGTTGATGGCGTTGTTGTGTAATGGTCATGTGTTGCTTGAGGGGGTTCCCGGGCTTGGTAAAACATTGTTGGTACGTACGCTAGCTAATTGCTTTGGTGGAGAATTTAAGCGTATTCAGTTTACGCCAGATTTGATGCCGGCAGATATTACTGGGCATGTCTTATTCGATATGAATGAGAGTAAATTTCGCGTTCGTAGAGGGCCGGTATTTACTAACTTGTTATTGGCCGATGAGATCAATCGCGCTCCAGCAAAAACACAGGCTGCGCTTTTAGAGGTTATGCAAGAAAGGCAAGTAACGCTGGAGGGTAACCCCAAGGCATTACCGAAACCCTTTATGGTGTTGGCAACACAAAACCCTATAGAGCAAGAAGGTACTTACCCTTTACCGGAAGCGCAATTGGATCGCTTTTTATTTAAAGTTCTTTTAGATTACCCCACAGAAGCCGCTGAGCTAGCATTAACAAAATTAATTACTGCTGGTACGGTTGATGATACAGAAGTGAGTCGCTCGCAAGCTGCATTTCTTAGCCCTTCAGATGTGGAGCGCTTACAGAAAACAGTATCGAACATTGTTTTGGATGAGCAGGTTAGTGAATATGCCGTGCGTTTAGTGCGCGCGACACGTGATGCGGCTTTCTTTTTTCGTGGTGCGGGTACTAGGGCCTGTTTGGCACTTGTGCGTGCTGCGCGTGCTCATGCTTTATTGCGTGGTGCTTCGTTCGTCTTACCTGACGATGTTAAAACTATGTCCCTACCTGTATTGCGTCATCGGGTTTCCTTATCTGCCGAGATGGAAATAGATGGCCTAACGGTAGATTCAGTGCTCGTTAAAGTTATTGATAGCGTGGATGCTCCTAGGCTATGA